DNA from Fretibacterium sp. OH1220_COT-178:
TCGGTCAAAATTGCCCTTATGGCCTCCACCTGACGCTCGTCCGGCGGAAGCAGCGGGAAGGCCGAGTGCGCCGTCATTTCGAACCCGTTCAGGACCATGGCCTGCTTGATCGCAGGGATGAAGGGCGTGCAGACGTCGTAGATCCGCATCAGGCGATTGATGCGCCTCTGGCACCGGGCGATCTCCCCGCAGTCCCCTCCAAGGATTGCCCGCAGCCACGCGGCGCACAGCGCGGGGTCGACGTTGCCGAGGCCGCCGATGCACCCGGCGCCGCCGGACAGGATGTTGTGCGCCAGGTTTTCGTCGAACCCGCTGTAGATCTCGAATTCGGGAAACTCCGGCAGCAGCGTGTTCGCCAGCTCGCGCGTGTGCCCCATGAAGGCGATGGAGTCCTTGTAGCCCACGATATTGCTGTGTTTTCGGGCCAGGGTCAGAGCCACGGAGGGCTTGAGGTCGTACCCCGTCCGGGCCGGAAAGTTGTAGAGGTAGACCCGAGCCGGGGTGGAGGCGGCGAGCCTGTCGTAGAAGAGCTCCACGCTTGCGTCGCTCAGGTCGAAGTAGTAGGGCGTGATGGTCATCACGGCCTCCACGCCCTGAGAGTGGGCGTAATTGCTCAGTTCGATGCAGTCCTCCACGCGCATGGCGCTCGTCCCGACGATCAGCTTGCAGCGGGTCCCAATGTGCCGGGCCGCGCTGCCGACCATCCGCTTCTGTTCGTCCATGGGGATGGCGTAGAACTCCCCGATGCTGCCCAGCAGCACGATGCCGTCGACCCCGCCCGCGATCAGGCGGTCGTAGATCCTCAGGTTGGCCTCCTCGTCCACCCTGCCCTTCGGGTCGAACGCGGTTACGGTCGGAACCAGAAATTGCGGCTTCATCACGAATCCTCCTTCGTTGTCAGAGCTCGGGCGATAAGGGCAGAGGAACGACGTATTGGGGGGTGCCATGCCGCCCGTCAAGGATGCGGTCTCCACTGCGGAAGCCCGGAGAGTGATTCTTCACGGACTTTCGTCCATTATAGCGTGCTGCCGT
Protein-coding regions in this window:
- a CDS encoding dihydrodipicolinate synthase family protein encodes the protein MKPQFLVPTVTAFDPKGRVDEEANLRIYDRLIAGGVDGIVLLGSIGEFYAIPMDEQKRMVGSAARHIGTRCKLIVGTSAMRVEDCIELSNYAHSQGVEAVMTITPYYFDLSDASVELFYDRLAASTPARVYLYNFPARTGYDLKPSVALTLARKHSNIVGYKDSIAFMGHTRELANTLLPEFPEFEIYSGFDENLAHNILSGGAGCIGGLGNVDPALCAAWLRAILGGDCGEIARCQRRINRLMRIYDVCTPFIPAIKQAMVLNGFEMTAHSAFPLLPPDERQVEAIRAILTEGQEPM